In one window of Crocosphaera subtropica ATCC 51142 DNA:
- a CDS encoding putative toxin-antitoxin system toxin component, PIN family, with amino-acid sequence MKVLLDTNIWISGLLWGGQARDIILLAQQNKIVIYISSPLLDELEKTLKYAKLERRLTQLEITRDEILEEVRKITLLCQPKPLSSISDLRDPQDKIVLETAVTIPVDVIISGDKDLLVLKEFEKIPILTISQFLELFRNNLKE; translated from the coding sequence ATGAAAGTTTTACTTGATACTAATATATGGATCTCTGGATTACTTTGGGGTGGACAAGCCAGAGATATTATTCTGTTAGCACAACAAAATAAAATTGTTATTTATATTTCGTCTCCTTTATTAGATGAGCTAGAAAAAACTTTAAAATATGCTAAGCTTGAACGGAGGTTGACACAATTAGAAATTACTAGAGATGAGATATTAGAAGAAGTCAGAAAAATCACCTTACTATGTCAACCAAAGCCCTTATCTTCTATTTCCGACTTACGAGATCCTCAAGATAAAATTGTCTTAGAAACGGCCGTAACAATTCCTGTGGACGTAATTATATCTGGAGATAAAGACTTATTAGTTTTAAAAGAATTTGAAAAAATACCAATTTTAACTATTAGTCAATTTTTGGAATTATTCAGAAATAACTTGAAAGAATAA
- a CDS encoding HU family DNA-binding protein, with protein MNKEQLVKAIAAETGQPQSVVTKILNATTETIVETVANGDKITLVGFGTFEPRDRKERQGKNPQTGEPLTIPATTIPAFSASKAFKEKVKSL; from the coding sequence ATGAACAAAGAACAGCTTGTCAAGGCCATCGCAGCCGAAACCGGTCAACCTCAGTCGGTAGTCACCAAGATACTCAATGCTACCACTGAAACCATAGTTGAAACCGTTGCCAATGGCGACAAAATAACCCTTGTAGGTTTTGGAACCTTTGAACCACGAGATCGCAAAGAGCGTCAGGGTAAAAATCCGCAAACGGGGGAACCGTTGACCATCCCTGCAACCACTATCCCTGCGTTCAGCGCCAGTAAAGCATTTAAGGAGAAGGTCAAATCATTATGA
- a CDS encoding four helix bundle protein: protein MSKNSIAYDKAYQFAIRVVNAYKHLTNNKKEYVLSKQLLRSGTSIGANLAEANSAISSADFSAKISIAYKECQETKYWLCLLKDTGYLEENGFNSIYKDAEEIAKILYSILKSSNRTKN, encoded by the coding sequence ATGAGTAAAAATAGTATTGCTTACGACAAAGCCTATCAATTTGCGATTAGAGTTGTCAATGCTTACAAACATTTAACCAATAATAAAAAAGAATATGTTTTAAGCAAACAATTATTACGTTCGGGGACTTCTATTGGAGCGAATTTAGCTGAAGCTAATAGTGCTATTTCTTCTGCTGATTTTAGTGCTAAAATTTCTATTGCTTATAAGGAATGCCAAGAAACCAAATATTGGCTCTGTTTATTGAAAGATACGGGTTATCTAGAAGAAAATGGATTTAATAGCATATATAAAGATGCAGAAGAAATCGCTAAAATTCTTTACTCAATTCTTAAATCTAGTAATAGAACTAAAAACTAA
- a CDS encoding calcium-binding protein produces the protein MATTPHDDEREQRISNEIIVDAYNSDEERMGWYCYLEDNLSLPFVAIWDEQTVEVVGISDEDECRKEMRVDIRYSEKNRQDVFSVSLSEINPVDTDETTNEAIADWKYWVGRGYEFSEGEEDVFF, from the coding sequence ATGGCTACCACTCCTCATGACGACGAAAGAGAACAGCGCATCAGCAACGAAATCATCGTTGACGCTTACAACAGTGATGAGGAACGAATGGGCTGGTACTGCTACCTTGAGGATAATCTAAGTTTGCCTTTTGTCGCTATCTGGGATGAGCAAACCGTAGAAGTGGTAGGAATATCAGATGAAGATGAGTGCCGAAAGGAAATGAGAGTCGATATTCGCTACAGTGAAAAAAACCGTCAGGATGTTTTTTCGGTATCGTTGTCTGAGATTAACCCTGTTGATACCGATGAAACGACCAATGAGGCGATCGCTGATTGGAAATATTGGGTCGGGAGGGGTTACGAGTTCAGTGAAGGGGAAGAAGATGTATTTTTCTAA